In Oncorhynchus mykiss isolate Arlee chromosome 32, USDA_OmykA_1.1, whole genome shotgun sequence, the DNA window CcccggtctctctccctctctctgtcacgctctctctctctgtccatctctcggtctcctctgtctctctctcgctctaggtCTTTGCTGGTGGACAGGccgcctccctcctcctcatcatgaGCTGCTCGGTCGCCTGGAGTGATGAAGCTGTTGGAGAGCCACAGAGGAAATTATTTTAAACCGCCTTATACAGAGAACCAGTGCAGAAAACATGACCTACTCTATTATTCATCAGAGCTTTTAGGCTTACCTCTCGTACAGAGATTTTCTGTGGGCTCTTTTGCCAGCCTGAAGtagaaatgtcaaatgtaaagtAGCAGCATCAGTTCTCAATAACAGGTTTTTTCAAAGTCACTGGTTCTGTGGCCACAATACAGGCAGACAGCATTGGTAAAATACTGTACAAGCATGCCATTTTGTAGGTAAAGTACATCAATTCATTGGATGATTTTAAAATGGGATGTCATGTCATTCTCACTTTACCTCAGAAAGCTCATCATCTGTGGACATGCTCCTTTGGAATGGTTGGAAAGCCACAGGGCCTGGGACTTTCTCTGGATCCTGGTAAACGGAAAGAAAATATAACAAATCATTACTAGACCATCAGTTTATAAGTTTGACTTCCATCAGACTAGTGTATGTGTCAATTTTAAGAGGCATTTGCGCCTGTCAGCTTTATACATAATATTAATGTATATTCATTATATAATGTATATTCATGATCAATTGCTACATTACACATCCTTACATATTGCATGTTGTATCTTACCTTGAGCTTGATCTCTAGCGTTCTAGAGCGCTTAAAGCCAGAGTTCTTGTTCTCTGACTTGATGGCACTGATGGCCCCAGACTTGATCAGCATCTTCGCCTGCTCTGTAGCTGTCGCTGTATCTAGCACAGGCTGGTCTGACAAAGCTagaggacagagaaaggagaTGCAACTTAACCAACTTAGACCAAATATCTGCTTAGTAATACAGTTTTAAAGAGTTAACTTCTTAAAGTGAAGACAAAGCCCATACTGCGCTTCAATCCACTCTGATTGGTCTGGCTGGTTGAACTCTGCTGCTTCTTCAAAGCCAGCAGGGCCTTTTTCTATAGGTGTGAGGAGAGAGCGAGAATAAGAGGTGAACAATCAGAGTTTGGTAACATAATAATGATGATATCTAACTTTCAACATTATGCGTGTGATGATGGCTGACAGGTGAATATTGATTTAATAAAGGCCTACCCCTAACCACATCTGCAAACGTGGGTGCAGTGGCACATCTCATAGTCAGCAGCAGGATACAGTTACATGGATAGAGTTCTCTCTAGTCAAGTGGAGTGAGGAGATTCTTTGAGTTTCTCACCTTTTTCTTGAGTTTGGCATATTTCTTCTGCAGAGactcctcttcctctgtcaagGAGCTTGGGAACACCACCATGTTGTACCCAGCTGGAAAGCATTGTGAAAAGGGACCAGAATAGTGGACACATTTGCACGTCAATACACGAGTGTGGTTGAATTCAACTCTATAGCATGAACTCAAAAACGACCATATATACTTTGTTCACGACCACAGCGGTTTCTCTTTCTACATTCTGCATGCATCTGACATTTTAAGCGTTACGTTAGATTGTTAGCTAAGGCTAGTTAGCTACTTCTACATTATGTATTACACAGGGCAGTGGAAAGTATTCCATTGCTTATCAACAATACGGCAATGTAGCGTTCAGACTACAGCAATTCATAAAGATACTACTGTATTTAGAAATGTAATTACGTTGTTACCTCTATAACCTTA includes these proteins:
- the LOC110487610 gene encoding negative elongation factor E-like isoform X2; the protein is MAKFGVREVAGYNMVVFPSSLTEEEESLQKKYAKLKKKKKALLALKKQQSSTSQTNQSGLKRTLSDQPVLDTATATEQAKMLIKSGAISAIKSENKNSGFKRSRTLEIKLKDPEKVPGPVAFQPFQRSMSTDDELSEAGKRAHRKSLYESFITPGDRAAHDEEEGGGLSTSKDLERERDRGDREMDRERERDRERERDRGSGDRGRDRELRDRERSDRDRSRDGERDRERGGERESRERDGPFRRSDSYPERRGVRKGNTVYVYGTGLVEDSLRLAFSQHGTIIDLSMDSQRNCAFITFEKMESADQAVAELNGSTVGDVPIKVSIARKQPMLEAATGKSVWATLAVQNSAKGSYRDKRNQVVYSEDFL
- the LOC110487610 gene encoding negative elongation factor E-like isoform X1, producing MVLNMKVGNGQVWCAGTGYNMVVFPSSLTEEEESLQKKYAKLKKKKKALLALKKQQSSTSQTNQSGLKRTLSDQPVLDTATATEQAKMLIKSGAISAIKSENKNSGFKRSRTLEIKLKDPEKVPGPVAFQPFQRSMSTDDELSEAGKRAHRKSLYESFITPGDRAAHDEEEGGGLSTSKDLERERDRGDREMDRERERDRERERDRGSGDRGRDRELRDRERSDRDRSRDGERDRERGGERESRERDGPFRRSDSYPERRGVRKGNTVYVYGTGLVEDSLRLAFSQHGTIIDLSMDSQRNCAFITFEKMESADQAVAELNGSTVGDVPIKVSIARKQPMLEAATGKSVWATLAVQNSAKGSYRDKRNQVVYSEDFL
- the LOC110487610 gene encoding negative elongation factor E-like isoform X3; this translates as MVVFPSSLTEEEESLQKKYAKLKKKKKALLALKKQQSSTSQTNQSGLKRTLSDQPVLDTATATEQAKMLIKSGAISAIKSENKNSGFKRSRTLEIKLKDPEKVPGPVAFQPFQRSMSTDDELSEAGKRAHRKSLYESFITPGDRAAHDEEEGGGLSTSKDLERERDRGDREMDRERERDRERERDRGSGDRGRDRELRDRERSDRDRSRDGERDRERGGERESRERDGPFRRSDSYPERRGVRKGNTVYVYGTGLVEDSLRLAFSQHGTIIDLSMDSQRNCAFITFEKMESADQAVAELNGSTVGDVPIKVSIARKQPMLEAATGKSVWATLAVQNSAKGSYRDKRNQVVYSEDFL